In the genome of Cryptomeria japonica chromosome 8, Sugi_1.0, whole genome shotgun sequence, one region contains:
- the LOC131050089 gene encoding receptor-like protein EIX1, with protein MSPVSFWMNLTFVLAMLLQMTYPFTNGCPPNERNYLLDFRGGLLDPTGHLSSWQGYNCCEWKGIRCDFHSGHVIKLDLRNSFAERYGENTKILSGAIHPSLFDLQHLQHLDLGLNDFNNTSIPPQLAKLQNLTFLSLAYAGFGGEVPLELGNITTLRHLDLSVGDDFPLESTRFAEWIKIQNLRSLEYLAMNFVNLSMANDDWSNALSSLSYLREIHFRYCGLSGTLPSLLNITHLSHLDLSSNSFSSILPAWFRNVSSLVSLDLFRCGLHGSIPSNFLSRSRLRKLDLSDNLLEGNLSFIRYQSSSIAHLNLQSNSLDGIIPLFFANFTELKYLLLANNYLAGEIPPFGSTFGKFLPLSLLNLSQNKLMGNIPPSIELSLSNNSFKVSISLAWIPPFAHLQYLGLSSCNIEGAFPAFLSTQYSLVELDLSNNNILGAIPTWLWDLPALDVLILSNNQLQGFLPSVISKDFFIVDLRKNKLQGSLPSFKNQIGLFDVAENNFSGFIPATMYVDSLLLSSNYLTGEITPTFCTNTFQTQILDLSKNTIRGTIPPKLGRYKDMTILNLAKNDLQGKIPEQLGNLSSLRTLNLYGNNLQGTIPVSLMNCIDLEVFDVGSNQIKGNIPFFIGELRRLRIPSVASNKFEGSIPAFLLELKILQILDLPHNCLTGPITKNFGKLYAMVHESHNDESEFAWLVRNVDIVHQNIFMLWYQVTLWVKGRTSPYEKIFKAFRFMDLSNNNLSGIIPPEVGFLMNLNALNLSKNQLSGSIPKSVGDLVKLESLDLSANKLSGKIPSELLSLTFLESFNVSNNMLSGLIPQGK; from the exons atgtctcccgTTTCATTCTGGATGAATCTCACTTTTGTCTTGGCGATGCTTCTGCAGATGACTTATCCCTTCACCAATGGATGCCCACCTAATGAGAGAAATTACTTGTTAGATTTCAGAGGAGGCCTCCTCGATCCCACTGGTCATCTGTCATCGTGGCAGGGCTACAATTGTTGCGAGTGGAAGGGTATTCGCTGCGACTTCCATTCAGGCCATGTCATTAAGCTTGATCTCAGAAACAGCTTTGCTGAAAGATACGGAGAGAATACCAAGATTCTTAGTGGGGCGATACATCCATCGCTATTTGATCTGCAGCATCTTCAGCACTTGGATCTCGGACTCAATGATTTCAATAACACCTCAATACCTCCTCAGTTGGCAAAACTCCAGAACCTCACTTTCCTTTCCTTGGCATATGCTGGATTTGGAGGTGAGGTCCCTCTGGAGTTGGGGAATATTACAACCTTGCGCCACCTCGATCTCTCAGTAGGTGACGACTTTCCCTTGGAGAGTACCAGGTTTGCAGAATGGATAAAGATACAAAATTTGAGAAGCTTGGAGTACCTGGCTATGAATTTCGTCAATCTGTCAATGGCGAATGATGACTGGAGTAATGCCCTTAGCAGCCTCTCTTATCTCAGGGAGATTCACTTCCGTTATTGTGGACTTTCAGGTACACTGCCTTCTCTCCTAAACATCACTCACTTATCCCATCTCGATCTTTCATCCAATTCATTTTCATCCATATTGCCTGCTTGGTTTCGGAATGTCTCGTCCTTGGTTTCGCTTGATCTGTTTCGGTGTGGTCTTCATGGTTCCATCCCTTCAAACTTTTTGAGTCGTTCACGCCTGAGAAAACTTGACCTGTCAGATAACCTTTTAGAAGGGAACCTTTCTTTCATTCGATACCAATCCTCGTCAATAGCCCACCTTAACCTCCAGTCGAACAGTTTAGACGGAATTATTCCTCTTTTCTTTGCAAACTTTACTGAACTTAAATATTTGCTACTCGCAAATAATTACTTAGCAGGGGAGATACCTCCATTTGGATCAACATTTGGGAAATTTTTACCACTTTCATTATTAAATCTTTCCCAAAACAAATTGATGGGCAATATACCACCCTCTATTG AATTGAGCCTTTCTAACAATAGCTTTAAAGTTAGCATTTCATTAGCTTGGATTCCACCGTTTGCCCACCTGCAGTACCTGGGATTGAGCTCTTGCAATATTGAGGGTGCTTTTCCTGCTTTTCTGTCTACTCAATATTCTCTAGTAGAATTGGACTTGTCAAATAACAACATTTTAGGAGCTATTCCGACATGGCTGTGGGATCTCCCTGCTCTTGATGTGCTCATTCTTTCAAACAACCAGCTACAAGGTTTCCTGCCATCGGTAATATCCAAGGACTTCTTCATCGTGGACTTGAGAAAAAACAAGTTACAAGGCTCTCTTCCATCTTTTAAGAACCAGATAGGTTTATTTGATGTGGCAGAGAACAATTTTAGTGGTTTCATTCCTGCTACAATGTATGTTGATTCTCTACTTTTATCAAGCAATTATTTGACTGGAGAAATTACACCTACATTCTGCACAAATACATTTCAAACTCAAATTCTGGACTTGTCAAAGAACACTATTAGGGGTACCATTCCTCCAAAATTGGGGAGATATAAGGATATGACAATTTTAAATTTGGCTAAGAATGATTTGCAGGGGAAGATACCAGAGCAGCTAGGAAATCTGAGCTCACTTCGTACACTAAATCTCTATGGCAACAATTTACAAGGTACCATTCCTGTATCCTTAATGAATTGTATAGATCTAGAAGTATTTGATGTAGGAAGCAACCAAATTAAAGGAAACATCCCATTTTTCATTGGAGAGCTGAGACGTCTCCGAATTCCGAGCGTGGCTTCAAATAAATTTGAAGGCAGTATTCCTGCCTTTCTGCTTGAGCTGAAGATTCTACAGATTTTAGATTTACCCCACAATTGTTTAACAGGACCGATTACTAAAAATTTCGGAAAGCTATATGCTATGGTCCATGAATCACATAATGATGAATCAGAGTTCGCTTGGCTTGTCAGAAATGTTGATATCGTTCATCAAAATATATTCATGCTCTGGTATCAAGTTACTCTTTGGGTTAAAGGGCGGACGagtccatatgaaaagatattcaaGGCATTTAGATTTATGGACCTATCTAACAACAACCTATCAGGCATTATTCCTCCAGAAGTAGGTTTCCTCATGAATCTAAATGCTTTGAACCTTTCAAAAAACCAGTTAAGTGGTTCGATTCCAAAATCTGTGGGAGACTTGGTTAAACTGGAGTCCCTGGATCTCTCAGCAAACAAATTGTCTGGAAAGATTCCCTCAGAACTTCTGAGCCTCACGTTTCTTGAGAGTTTCAATGTTTCAAACAACATGCTTTCTGGTTTGATACCACAAGGCAAGTAA